One genomic region from Octopus sinensis linkage group LG13, ASM634580v1, whole genome shotgun sequence encodes:
- the LOC115218539 gene encoding organic cation transporter protein isoform X2 codes for MAEEEENQLKLENQMATRKLYFECIFLLCASLAVKHCKQASKLATLSDNDITKLIEQCGTFGPYQRWLYTYIIIVGTLTIMPAMNLAFISANVPFLCYPPNFNASLIPANLTENEYLQMLQPDGDSQCSVYNNSFTGTYYTTPSSNSSKLQCSYGRKFLTEDFSTIVSEFDLVCERKWLRSTLQSVYFAGSLLGAIIFGVLSDRFGRIRVFLLANTCIVICGTGKIFIPSLIILMMLHCIQASGYTGNTIALYSLTLEFTSSKLRTRISFGYMCLYPVAAIFVTVLVYCIPDWHFLELTVCLLPAISFFIWIFLPESPRWLIGRKRFTEAKALFQKIMKKNKKQCQDLLKGFPNNEEELSLKNSFHENIPEKKVLSQKNYTFIDLFRTPRLAITTVNVCFSWLVASMLYYGVTLHSVDMAGNRYVNFLLLAFVEFPSHLTSFCLFKRFDHRRPICFFLMFSGLNCIVSNFVTKGSFWFPLILVVLGKFGIASAYGSIYLLSAELFPTVVRANGLGLASFFARIGSISGPFILQLSSYVKWLPLSIFGLLAVIAGLLLLLLPETKNRDLPQTFEDLDNWKS; via the exons AtggctgaagaagaagaaaatcaacTGAAATTAGAAAACCAAATGGCTAcacgtaaa CTATACTTTGAATGTATTTTCCTATTATGTGCCAGTTTGGCTGTgaaacattgcaagcaagcaagcaagctagCAA CTTTATCTGATAACGATATTACAAAGCTTATCGAACAATGTGGCACATTTGGACCCTACCAGCGCTGGTTGTacacttatattattattgtggGAACTTTGACAATAATGCCAGCAATGAATTTAGCTTTTATCAGTGCAAATGTTCCCTTCTTATGCTACCCACCAAACTTTAATGCTTCGTTAATTCCTGCAAATCTTACAGAGAATGAATATTTACAAATGCTTCAACCAGACGGCGACAGTCAATGTTCTGTATATAACAATAGTTTCACTGGGACATATTATACAACACCATCAAGTAATTCATCTAAACTACAGTGTTCTTATGGACGGAAATTCCTGACAGAAGATTTTTCTACAATTGTAAGTGAG TTTGATTTGGTGTGTGAAAGAAAATGGTTAAGATCCACCTTGCAGTCCGTTTATTTCGCTGGTAGTCTTCTAGGAGCAATTATATTTGGTGTTTTATCTG acagaTTTGGCCGAATACGCGTATTTTTATTGGCAAACACCTGTATAGTCATCTGTGGAACTGGAAAAATCTTCATACCATCATTGATAATTCTTATGATGCTGCACTGTATTCAAGCCAGTGGTTACACGGGAAATACAATTGCTTTATATTCACTGA CTTTGGAATTTACTTCCTCAAAACTACGTACCCGTATTAGTTTTGGGTATATGTGTCTCTATCCAGTGGCAGCAATATTTGTAACAGTGCTGGTGTATTGTATCCCTGACTGGCATTTCTTAGAATTGACGGTGTGTCTACTGCCTGCAATCAGTTTTTTCATTTGGAT ATTTCTCCCCGAATCTCCAAGATGGCTTATTGGAAGAAAACGTTTTACTGAAGCAAAAGcactttttcaaaaaataatgaagaaaaataaaaaacaatgtcAGGATTTATTAAAAGGTTTTCCAAATAACGAGGAAGAATTGTCATTAAAGAACAGTTTTCATGAAAATATACCCGAGAAGAAAGTCTTATCTCAAAAGAATTATACTTTTATTGATCTATTTAGAACACCGCGGCTTGCAATTACCACTGTGAATGTTTGTTTTAGCTG GTTGGTCGCCAGTATGTTATATTATGGAGTGACTCTTCATTCCGTGGACATGGCTGGAAACCGCTATGTAAACTTCCTGTTGTTGGCATTCGTGGAATTTCCTTCTCATTTAACTTCTTTCTGCTTGTTTAAACGTTTTGATCACCGGAGGcccatttgtttctttctgatGTTCAGTGGATTAAATTGCATCGTGTCAAATTTTGTAACCAAAG gTTCATTCTGGTTTCCTCTGATCCTGGTCGTTCTCGGAAAGTTTGGAATCGCCTCGGCATATGGTTCAATTTATCTCTTATCAGCAGAATTATTTCCAACAGTTGTGAG aGCCAACGGATTAGGTTTAGCTTCGTTTTTTGCCCGTATCGGTAGCATAAGCGGACCTTTCATACTTCAACTATCATCCTATGTCAAATGGCTTCCTCTAAGTATCTTCGGCCTTTTGGCAGTGATAGCGGGattactgttgctgttattaccagaaacaaaaaatagagaTTTACCGCAAACATTTGAAGATTTGGACAACTGGAAGAGCTGA
- the LOC115218539 gene encoding organic cation transporter protein isoform X1 yields MAEEEENQLKLENQMATRKLYFECIFLLCASLAVKHCKQASKLATLSDNDITKLIEQCGTFGPYQRWLYTYIIIVGTLTIMPAMNLAFISANVPFLCYPPNFNASLIPANLTENEYLQMLQPDGDSQCSVYNNSFTGTYYTTPSSNSSKLQCSYGRKFLTEDFSTIVSEFDLVCERKWLRSTLQSVYFAGSLLGAIIFGVLSDRFGRIRVFLLANTCIVICGTGKIFIPSLIILMMLHCIQASGYTGNTIALYSLTLEFTSSKLRTRISFGYMCLYPVAAIFVTVLVYCIPDWHFLELTVCLLPAISFFIWIFLPESPRWLIGRKRFTEAKALFQKIMKKNKKQCQDLLKGFPNNEEELSLKNSFHENIPEKKVLSQKNYTFIDLFRTPRLAITTVNVCFSWLVASMLYYGVTLHSVDMAGNRYVNFLLLAFVEFPSHLTSFCLFKRFDHRRPICFFLMFSGLNCIVSNFVTKGSFWFPLILVVLGKFGIASAYGSIYLLSAELFPTVVRANGLGLASFFARIGSISGPFILQLSSYVKWLPLSIFGLLAVIAGLLLLLLPETKNRDLPQTFEDLDNWKS; encoded by the exons AtggctgaagaagaagaaaatcaacTGAAATTAGAAAACCAAATGGCTAcacgtaaa CTATACTTTGAATGTATTTTCCTATTATGTGCCAGTTTGGCTGTgaaacattgcaagcaagcaagcaagctagCAA CTTTATCTGATAACGATATTACAAAGCTTATCGAACAATGTGGCACATTTGGACCCTACCAGCGCTGGTTGTacacttatattattattgtggGAACTTTGACAATAATGCCAGCAATGAATTTAGCTTTTATCAGTGCAAATGTTCCCTTCTTATGCTACCCACCAAACTTTAATGCTTCGTTAATTCCTGCAAATCTTACAGAGAATGAATATTTACAAATGCTTCAACCAGACGGCGACAGTCAATGTTCTGTATATAACAATAGTTTCACTGGGACATATTATACAACACCATCAAGTAATTCATCTAAACTACAGTGTTCTTATGGACGGAAATTCCTGACAGAAGATTTTTCTACAATTGTAAGTGAG TTTGATTTGGTGTGTGAAAGAAAATGGTTAAGATCCACCTTGCAGTCCGTTTATTTCGCTGGTAGTCTTCTAGGAGCAATTATATTTGGTGTTTTATCTGACAG aTTTGGCCGAATACGCGTATTTTTATTGGCAAACACCTGTATAGTCATCTGTGGAACTGGAAAAATCTTCATACCATCATTGATAATTCTTATGATGCTGCACTGTATTCAAGCCAGTGGTTACACGGGAAATACAATTGCTTTATATTCACTGA CTTTGGAATTTACTTCCTCAAAACTACGTACCCGTATTAGTTTTGGGTATATGTGTCTCTATCCAGTGGCAGCAATATTTGTAACAGTGCTGGTGTATTGTATCCCTGACTGGCATTTCTTAGAATTGACGGTGTGTCTACTGCCTGCAATCAGTTTTTTCATTTGGAT ATTTCTCCCCGAATCTCCAAGATGGCTTATTGGAAGAAAACGTTTTACTGAAGCAAAAGcactttttcaaaaaataatgaagaaaaataaaaaacaatgtcAGGATTTATTAAAAGGTTTTCCAAATAACGAGGAAGAATTGTCATTAAAGAACAGTTTTCATGAAAATATACCCGAGAAGAAAGTCTTATCTCAAAAGAATTATACTTTTATTGATCTATTTAGAACACCGCGGCTTGCAATTACCACTGTGAATGTTTGTTTTAGCTG GTTGGTCGCCAGTATGTTATATTATGGAGTGACTCTTCATTCCGTGGACATGGCTGGAAACCGCTATGTAAACTTCCTGTTGTTGGCATTCGTGGAATTTCCTTCTCATTTAACTTCTTTCTGCTTGTTTAAACGTTTTGATCACCGGAGGcccatttgtttctttctgatGTTCAGTGGATTAAATTGCATCGTGTCAAATTTTGTAACCAAAG gTTCATTCTGGTTTCCTCTGATCCTGGTCGTTCTCGGAAAGTTTGGAATCGCCTCGGCATATGGTTCAATTTATCTCTTATCAGCAGAATTATTTCCAACAGTTGTGAG aGCCAACGGATTAGGTTTAGCTTCGTTTTTTGCCCGTATCGGTAGCATAAGCGGACCTTTCATACTTCAACTATCATCCTATGTCAAATGGCTTCCTCTAAGTATCTTCGGCCTTTTGGCAGTGATAGCGGGattactgttgctgttattaccagaaacaaaaaatagagaTTTACCGCAAACATTTGAAGATTTGGACAACTGGAAGAGCTGA
- the LOC115218539 gene encoding organic cation transporter protein isoform X3, whose translation MAEEEENQLKLENQMATPLSDNDITKLIEQCGTFGPYQRWLYTYIIIVGTLTIMPAMNLAFISANVPFLCYPPNFNASLIPANLTENEYLQMLQPDGDSQCSVYNNSFTGTYYTTPSSNSSKLQCSYGRKFLTEDFSTIVSEFDLVCERKWLRSTLQSVYFAGSLLGAIIFGVLSDRFGRIRVFLLANTCIVICGTGKIFIPSLIILMMLHCIQASGYTGNTIALYSLTLEFTSSKLRTRISFGYMCLYPVAAIFVTVLVYCIPDWHFLELTVCLLPAISFFIWIFLPESPRWLIGRKRFTEAKALFQKIMKKNKKQCQDLLKGFPNNEEELSLKNSFHENIPEKKVLSQKNYTFIDLFRTPRLAITTVNVCFSWLVASMLYYGVTLHSVDMAGNRYVNFLLLAFVEFPSHLTSFCLFKRFDHRRPICFFLMFSGLNCIVSNFVTKGSFWFPLILVVLGKFGIASAYGSIYLLSAELFPTVVRANGLGLASFFARIGSISGPFILQLSSYVKWLPLSIFGLLAVIAGLLLLLLPETKNRDLPQTFEDLDNWKS comes from the exons AtggctgaagaagaagaaaatcaacTGAAATTAGAAAACCAAATGGCTAcac CTTTATCTGATAACGATATTACAAAGCTTATCGAACAATGTGGCACATTTGGACCCTACCAGCGCTGGTTGTacacttatattattattgtggGAACTTTGACAATAATGCCAGCAATGAATTTAGCTTTTATCAGTGCAAATGTTCCCTTCTTATGCTACCCACCAAACTTTAATGCTTCGTTAATTCCTGCAAATCTTACAGAGAATGAATATTTACAAATGCTTCAACCAGACGGCGACAGTCAATGTTCTGTATATAACAATAGTTTCACTGGGACATATTATACAACACCATCAAGTAATTCATCTAAACTACAGTGTTCTTATGGACGGAAATTCCTGACAGAAGATTTTTCTACAATTGTAAGTGAG TTTGATTTGGTGTGTGAAAGAAAATGGTTAAGATCCACCTTGCAGTCCGTTTATTTCGCTGGTAGTCTTCTAGGAGCAATTATATTTGGTGTTTTATCTGACAG aTTTGGCCGAATACGCGTATTTTTATTGGCAAACACCTGTATAGTCATCTGTGGAACTGGAAAAATCTTCATACCATCATTGATAATTCTTATGATGCTGCACTGTATTCAAGCCAGTGGTTACACGGGAAATACAATTGCTTTATATTCACTGA CTTTGGAATTTACTTCCTCAAAACTACGTACCCGTATTAGTTTTGGGTATATGTGTCTCTATCCAGTGGCAGCAATATTTGTAACAGTGCTGGTGTATTGTATCCCTGACTGGCATTTCTTAGAATTGACGGTGTGTCTACTGCCTGCAATCAGTTTTTTCATTTGGAT ATTTCTCCCCGAATCTCCAAGATGGCTTATTGGAAGAAAACGTTTTACTGAAGCAAAAGcactttttcaaaaaataatgaagaaaaataaaaaacaatgtcAGGATTTATTAAAAGGTTTTCCAAATAACGAGGAAGAATTGTCATTAAAGAACAGTTTTCATGAAAATATACCCGAGAAGAAAGTCTTATCTCAAAAGAATTATACTTTTATTGATCTATTTAGAACACCGCGGCTTGCAATTACCACTGTGAATGTTTGTTTTAGCTG GTTGGTCGCCAGTATGTTATATTATGGAGTGACTCTTCATTCCGTGGACATGGCTGGAAACCGCTATGTAAACTTCCTGTTGTTGGCATTCGTGGAATTTCCTTCTCATTTAACTTCTTTCTGCTTGTTTAAACGTTTTGATCACCGGAGGcccatttgtttctttctgatGTTCAGTGGATTAAATTGCATCGTGTCAAATTTTGTAACCAAAG gTTCATTCTGGTTTCCTCTGATCCTGGTCGTTCTCGGAAAGTTTGGAATCGCCTCGGCATATGGTTCAATTTATCTCTTATCAGCAGAATTATTTCCAACAGTTGTGAG aGCCAACGGATTAGGTTTAGCTTCGTTTTTTGCCCGTATCGGTAGCATAAGCGGACCTTTCATACTTCAACTATCATCCTATGTCAAATGGCTTCCTCTAAGTATCTTCGGCCTTTTGGCAGTGATAGCGGGattactgttgctgttattaccagaaacaaaaaatagagaTTTACCGCAAACATTTGAAGATTTGGACAACTGGAAGAGCTGA
- the LOC115218539 gene encoding organic cation transporter protein isoform X4 encodes MAEEEENQLKLENQMATRKLYFECIFLLCASLAVKHCKQASKLATLSDNDITKLIEQCGTFGPYQRWLYTYIIIVGTLTIMPAMNLAFISANVPFLCYPPNFNASLIPANLTENEYLQMLQPDGDSQCSVYNNSFTGTYYTTPSSNSSKLQCSYGRKFLTEDFSTIVSEFDLVCERKWLRSTLQSVYFAGSLLGAIIFGVLSDRFGRIRVFLLANTCIVICGTGKIFIPSLIILMMLHCIQASGYTGNTIALYSLTLEFTSSKLRTRISFGYMCLYPVAAIFVTVLVYCIPDWHFLELTVCLLPAISFFIWIFLPESPRWLIGRKRFTEAKALFQKIMKKNKKQCQDLLKGFPNNEEELSLKNSFHENIPEKKVLSQKNYTFIDLFRTPRLAITTVNVCFSWLVASMLYYGVTLHSVDMAGNRYVNFLLLAFVEFPSHLTSFCLFKRFDHRRPICFFLMFSGLNCIVSNFVTKGSFWFPLILVVLGKFGIASAYGSIYLLSAELFPTVVR; translated from the exons AtggctgaagaagaagaaaatcaacTGAAATTAGAAAACCAAATGGCTAcacgtaaa CTATACTTTGAATGTATTTTCCTATTATGTGCCAGTTTGGCTGTgaaacattgcaagcaagcaagcaagctagCAA CTTTATCTGATAACGATATTACAAAGCTTATCGAACAATGTGGCACATTTGGACCCTACCAGCGCTGGTTGTacacttatattattattgtggGAACTTTGACAATAATGCCAGCAATGAATTTAGCTTTTATCAGTGCAAATGTTCCCTTCTTATGCTACCCACCAAACTTTAATGCTTCGTTAATTCCTGCAAATCTTACAGAGAATGAATATTTACAAATGCTTCAACCAGACGGCGACAGTCAATGTTCTGTATATAACAATAGTTTCACTGGGACATATTATACAACACCATCAAGTAATTCATCTAAACTACAGTGTTCTTATGGACGGAAATTCCTGACAGAAGATTTTTCTACAATTGTAAGTGAG TTTGATTTGGTGTGTGAAAGAAAATGGTTAAGATCCACCTTGCAGTCCGTTTATTTCGCTGGTAGTCTTCTAGGAGCAATTATATTTGGTGTTTTATCTGACAG aTTTGGCCGAATACGCGTATTTTTATTGGCAAACACCTGTATAGTCATCTGTGGAACTGGAAAAATCTTCATACCATCATTGATAATTCTTATGATGCTGCACTGTATTCAAGCCAGTGGTTACACGGGAAATACAATTGCTTTATATTCACTGA CTTTGGAATTTACTTCCTCAAAACTACGTACCCGTATTAGTTTTGGGTATATGTGTCTCTATCCAGTGGCAGCAATATTTGTAACAGTGCTGGTGTATTGTATCCCTGACTGGCATTTCTTAGAATTGACGGTGTGTCTACTGCCTGCAATCAGTTTTTTCATTTGGAT ATTTCTCCCCGAATCTCCAAGATGGCTTATTGGAAGAAAACGTTTTACTGAAGCAAAAGcactttttcaaaaaataatgaagaaaaataaaaaacaatgtcAGGATTTATTAAAAGGTTTTCCAAATAACGAGGAAGAATTGTCATTAAAGAACAGTTTTCATGAAAATATACCCGAGAAGAAAGTCTTATCTCAAAAGAATTATACTTTTATTGATCTATTTAGAACACCGCGGCTTGCAATTACCACTGTGAATGTTTGTTTTAGCTG GTTGGTCGCCAGTATGTTATATTATGGAGTGACTCTTCATTCCGTGGACATGGCTGGAAACCGCTATGTAAACTTCCTGTTGTTGGCATTCGTGGAATTTCCTTCTCATTTAACTTCTTTCTGCTTGTTTAAACGTTTTGATCACCGGAGGcccatttgtttctttctgatGTTCAGTGGATTAAATTGCATCGTGTCAAATTTTGTAACCAAAG gTTCATTCTGGTTTCCTCTGATCCTGGTCGTTCTCGGAAAGTTTGGAATCGCCTCGGCATATGGTTCAATTTATCTCTTATCAGCAGAATTATTTCCAACAGTTGTGAGGTAA
- the LOC115218539 gene encoding organic cation transporter protein isoform X5, with protein sequence MPAMNLAFISANVPFLCYPPNFNASLIPANLTENEYLQMLQPDGDSQCSVYNNSFTGTYYTTPSSNSSKLQCSYGRKFLTEDFSTIVSEFDLVCERKWLRSTLQSVYFAGSLLGAIIFGVLSDRFGRIRVFLLANTCIVICGTGKIFIPSLIILMMLHCIQASGYTGNTIALYSLTLEFTSSKLRTRISFGYMCLYPVAAIFVTVLVYCIPDWHFLELTVCLLPAISFFIWIFLPESPRWLIGRKRFTEAKALFQKIMKKNKKQCQDLLKGFPNNEEELSLKNSFHENIPEKKVLSQKNYTFIDLFRTPRLAITTVNVCFSWLVASMLYYGVTLHSVDMAGNRYVNFLLLAFVEFPSHLTSFCLFKRFDHRRPICFFLMFSGLNCIVSNFVTKGSFWFPLILVVLGKFGIASAYGSIYLLSAELFPTVVRANGLGLASFFARIGSISGPFILQLSSYVKWLPLSIFGLLAVIAGLLLLLLPETKNRDLPQTFEDLDNWKS encoded by the exons ATGCCAGCAATGAATTTAGCTTTTATCAGTGCAAATGTTCCCTTCTTATGCTACCCACCAAACTTTAATGCTTCGTTAATTCCTGCAAATCTTACAGAGAATGAATATTTACAAATGCTTCAACCAGACGGCGACAGTCAATGTTCTGTATATAACAATAGTTTCACTGGGACATATTATACAACACCATCAAGTAATTCATCTAAACTACAGTGTTCTTATGGACGGAAATTCCTGACAGAAGATTTTTCTACAATTGTAAGTGAG TTTGATTTGGTGTGTGAAAGAAAATGGTTAAGATCCACCTTGCAGTCCGTTTATTTCGCTGGTAGTCTTCTAGGAGCAATTATATTTGGTGTTTTATCTGACAG aTTTGGCCGAATACGCGTATTTTTATTGGCAAACACCTGTATAGTCATCTGTGGAACTGGAAAAATCTTCATACCATCATTGATAATTCTTATGATGCTGCACTGTATTCAAGCCAGTGGTTACACGGGAAATACAATTGCTTTATATTCACTGA CTTTGGAATTTACTTCCTCAAAACTACGTACCCGTATTAGTTTTGGGTATATGTGTCTCTATCCAGTGGCAGCAATATTTGTAACAGTGCTGGTGTATTGTATCCCTGACTGGCATTTCTTAGAATTGACGGTGTGTCTACTGCCTGCAATCAGTTTTTTCATTTGGAT ATTTCTCCCCGAATCTCCAAGATGGCTTATTGGAAGAAAACGTTTTACTGAAGCAAAAGcactttttcaaaaaataatgaagaaaaataaaaaacaatgtcAGGATTTATTAAAAGGTTTTCCAAATAACGAGGAAGAATTGTCATTAAAGAACAGTTTTCATGAAAATATACCCGAGAAGAAAGTCTTATCTCAAAAGAATTATACTTTTATTGATCTATTTAGAACACCGCGGCTTGCAATTACCACTGTGAATGTTTGTTTTAGCTG GTTGGTCGCCAGTATGTTATATTATGGAGTGACTCTTCATTCCGTGGACATGGCTGGAAACCGCTATGTAAACTTCCTGTTGTTGGCATTCGTGGAATTTCCTTCTCATTTAACTTCTTTCTGCTTGTTTAAACGTTTTGATCACCGGAGGcccatttgtttctttctgatGTTCAGTGGATTAAATTGCATCGTGTCAAATTTTGTAACCAAAG gTTCATTCTGGTTTCCTCTGATCCTGGTCGTTCTCGGAAAGTTTGGAATCGCCTCGGCATATGGTTCAATTTATCTCTTATCAGCAGAATTATTTCCAACAGTTGTGAG aGCCAACGGATTAGGTTTAGCTTCGTTTTTTGCCCGTATCGGTAGCATAAGCGGACCTTTCATACTTCAACTATCATCCTATGTCAAATGGCTTCCTCTAAGTATCTTCGGCCTTTTGGCAGTGATAGCGGGattactgttgctgttattaccagaaacaaaaaatagagaTTTACCGCAAACATTTGAAGATTTGGACAACTGGAAGAGCTGA